From the Sulfurimonas sp. C5 genome, one window contains:
- the rpe gene encoding ribulose-phosphate 3-epimerase has translation MKVAPSILSADFGNLARDVEEICNGGCDLVHVDVMDGHFVPNLTIGPVVVSSVAKAATKPLDIHLMVENNTFFVELFAPLKPEYISFHIEEEKHPHRLIQKIKSYGIKAAIVLNPHTPPESIEFLLEDLDMVLLMSVNPGFGGQSFIESVIPKAKRLKALRDRINPNCLIEVDGGVSDQNVHTLKEAGVDVVVAGSYVFKQEDRAQAIKSLQV, from the coding sequence ATGAAAGTTGCTCCAAGTATTTTATCTGCAGATTTTGGAAATCTTGCTCGTGATGTTGAAGAGATTTGTAACGGTGGTTGTGATTTAGTTCACGTAGACGTTATGGATGGTCATTTCGTTCCAAACCTCACTATCGGCCCTGTTGTTGTAAGTTCTGTTGCAAAGGCTGCGACAAAACCTCTTGATATTCACCTTATGGTTGAAAACAACACATTTTTTGTTGAGCTTTTTGCTCCGCTAAAACCTGAATATATCTCTTTTCACATAGAAGAGGAAAAACATCCCCACAGACTTATTCAAAAAATAAAAAGTTACGGGATCAAAGCTGCAATCGTATTAAATCCTCATACTCCGCCTGAATCTATCGAATTTTTACTTGAAGATTTAGATATGGTTCTTTTAATGAGTGTTAATCCTGGATTTGGCGGACAAAGCTTTATAGAGAGTGTTATTCCAAAAGCAAAAAGATTAAAAGCACTTCGTGATCGTATCAATCCTAACTGTCTGATAGAAGTAGACGGCGGTGTAAGCGATCAAAATGTTCATACTCTAAAAGAAGCGGGTGTAGACGTAGTAGTAGCAGGAAGCTATGTTTTCAAACAAGAAGATCGCGCTCAAGCAATAAAAAGTTTACAAGTATAA
- a CDS encoding phosphoribosylanthranilate isomerase → MTLRTKICGITSYEDAMTAIHAGADALGFVFYEKSPRYITPEQAKEIIKQLPPFVEKVALFVNETPQKVNQICKETGATLAQLHFEVDAEYCNALEVPHIKVIRAQTKEDILKYNDEYRLVDAYCEAYGGAGKRINIEWFEGVDCSKIILAGGLNRANVASVKRYGFYGVDVSSGVEISHGIKDPIKVQEFINNAKA, encoded by the coding sequence ATGACATTACGTACAAAGATATGTGGTATAACATCCTATGAAGATGCAATGACGGCCATTCATGCAGGAGCTGATGCTCTTGGCTTTGTATTTTATGAAAAATCACCTCGTTATATTACTCCAGAACAGGCAAAAGAGATCATAAAACAACTTCCTCCCTTTGTTGAGAAAGTTGCTCTGTTTGTAAATGAAACTCCACAAAAAGTCAATCAAATTTGTAAAGAAACAGGTGCTACTCTTGCACAGCTTCATTTCGAAGTTGACGCTGAGTATTGTAATGCTTTGGAAGTTCCTCATATTAAAGTTATTCGTGCACAAACAAAAGAGGATATTCTCAAATATAATGATGAGTATCGTTTAGTAGATGCATATTGTGAAGCCTACGGCGGGGCTGGTAAAAGAATTAACATTGAATGGTTTGAAGGGGTTGATTGCTCTAAAATCATTCTCGCAGGCGGTCTCAACCGTGCAAATGTAGCTTCGGTTAAACGTTATGGCTTTTACGGTGTCGATGTTAGTAGTGGTGTAGAGATCAGCCACGGGATAAAAGATCCAATCAAAGTGCAAGAGTTTATAAATAATGCTAAAGCATAA
- a CDS encoding 3'-5' exonuclease yields the protein MLKHNLPLDDKSISRLSKKGLSLKTLKDQLNEELDTSLELFRLQGLNIVKHEGYYYFDTRFIPIEEAEFCIVDIETNGSKIEKHQIIEIAAVKVHNGKIIDRFDSLVHTKQINPAITEITGIKVEDTKDAPDLKTVLEKFKEFLGNAIFVAHDVKFDYLFTSKSMEKVGLPALLNRSLCSLALAERTIVSYRYALSYLNDSLNLNPNAQHHRAMSDVLTTYGLFLLSLENLNEDIKTVEDLINFSKEASRLKRPKFDPLAKKEETE from the coding sequence ATGCTAAAGCATAATCTGCCTCTTGATGACAAAAGTATCTCCCGACTATCAAAAAAAGGGCTCTCTCTTAAAACCCTCAAAGACCAGCTCAATGAAGAGTTAGATACATCTTTAGAACTCTTCAGACTACAAGGCTTAAATATTGTAAAACATGAGGGCTATTACTATTTTGACACACGTTTTATCCCTATTGAAGAAGCTGAGTTTTGTATCGTAGATATTGAAACGAATGGTTCTAAAATAGAAAAACACCAGATTATAGAGATTGCGGCCGTGAAAGTTCATAACGGAAAGATTATAGACCGTTTCGATTCATTGGTACATACTAAACAGATAAATCCTGCTATTACGGAAATTACAGGTATTAAAGTGGAAGATACTAAAGATGCACCTGATTTAAAAACAGTTCTTGAGAAGTTCAAAGAGTTTCTTGGTAACGCTATCTTTGTCGCTCATGATGTAAAGTTTGACTATCTGTTTACATCTAAAAGTATGGAGAAAGTAGGTCTTCCTGCATTACTTAACCGCTCTTTATGTTCATTGGCTTTGGCTGAAAGAACAATTGTTTCTTACAGATATGCTCTTTCGTATCTCAATGATTCACTGAACCTCAATCCAAATGCACAACATCACAGAGCTATGAGCGATGTTTTGACAACATACGGACTCTTTTTATTATCGTTAGAAAATTTAAATGAAGATATTAAAACTGTAGAAGATTTGATAAATTTTTCGAAAGAAGCTTCAAGGCTCAAACGTCCGAAGTTTGATCCTTTAGCTAAAAAAGAAGAGACAGAGTAA
- the accA gene encoding acetyl-CoA carboxylase carboxyl transferase subunit alpha, which produces MATYLDFEHRIKFIQEDIISAQVRHDYAAVEDLKNKLEKEVEKIYGNLSDFQKLQLARHLDRPYALDYINLIVRDKYEIHGDRHFRDDAAIVCYMGYIGDEKVMVIGEQKGRGTKNKLKRNFGMPHPEGYRKALRAAKLAEKFGMPIVMLVDTPGAYPGIGAEERNQSEAIARNLLEFSELKVPTISIVIGEGGSGGALAIGVADKFAMMRYSVFSVISPEGCSAILWNDPKKVESATNAMKILASDLKELDLIDDIIDEPLIGAHREKEASANAIAEYVLESLKELKLMSDDERMEARYAKLVKPGAFAE; this is translated from the coding sequence GTGGCTACATACTTAGACTTTGAACATAGAATCAAGTTCATTCAAGAGGATATCATCTCTGCACAAGTTCGTCATGATTATGCAGCTGTTGAAGATCTAAAAAATAAACTTGAAAAAGAGGTTGAAAAGATCTATGGAAACCTTAGTGACTTTCAAAAGCTTCAATTAGCACGTCACTTGGATCGTCCATATGCATTAGACTATATCAATCTAATAGTAAGAGATAAGTATGAGATTCACGGAGATAGACATTTCCGTGACGATGCTGCAATCGTTTGCTATATGGGTTATATCGGTGATGAAAAAGTTATGGTTATCGGTGAACAAAAAGGGCGCGGTACAAAAAATAAACTAAAGCGTAACTTTGGTATGCCTCATCCAGAAGGTTATCGTAAAGCACTACGTGCTGCAAAACTAGCAGAAAAATTCGGTATGCCTATCGTAATGCTAGTAGACACTCCGGGTGCATATCCTGGAATCGGTGCAGAAGAAAGAAACCAGTCTGAAGCTATTGCTAGAAACCTTTTAGAATTCTCAGAGTTAAAAGTACCTACTATCTCTATCGTTATCGGTGAAGGTGGTTCTGGTGGTGCACTTGCTATCGGTGTTGCAGATAAATTTGCAATGATGAGATACTCTGTATTTAGTGTTATTTCACCTGAAGGTTGTTCGGCAATTTTATGGAACGATCCTAAAAAAGTTGAGTCTGCTACAAATGCAATGAAAATTCTTGCATCGGATTTAAAAGAACTTGACTTAATCGATGATATCATTGATGAGCCATTAATCGGTGCTCACCGTGAAAAAGAGGCATCTGCAAATGCTATTGCCGAGTATGTACTAGAATCTCTTAAAGAACTTAAATTAATGAGTGATGATGAGAGAATGGAAGCTAGATACGCAAAACTGGTAAAACCAGGTGCTTTCGCAGAGTAA
- a CDS encoding beta-ketoacyl-ACP synthase II, with protein MRRVVVTGLGMINSVGNDKESAFKAICDGECGIDTITLFDPTEFPVKIAGEVKNFDPATVMPPKEVKKADRFIHLGIKAAQEAMEDANFGEDIDKTRFGISAGSGIGGLPSIENNSVILETRGARRISPFFIPGALVNMLGGFVSIEHGIQGPNLASVTACAAGTHAINEACKTIMCNGAERMLVVSAESAVTGVGIGGFAAMKALSTRNDDPKHASRPFDAGRDGFIMGEGAAALVLEEYEAAVARGAKIYGEVIGFGESGDANHITTPSLDGPARAMKAAYEMAGRPKLDYVNAHGTSTPINDKNETAALKELLGGKENCPPMSSIKGQLGHCLGAAGSIEAVTCLMAMRDGIIPPTINYETPDENCDLDYVTEGARKAELNVVMSNSFGFGGTNGVVIFKKI; from the coding sequence ATGAGAAGAGTGGTAGTAACTGGGTTAGGTATGATTAACTCTGTTGGAAATGATAAAGAGAGTGCTTTTAAAGCAATTTGTGATGGTGAGTGTGGAATTGACACTATTACATTATTTGACCCAACAGAATTCCCTGTAAAAATTGCAGGAGAAGTAAAAAACTTTGATCCGGCAACTGTTATGCCACCTAAAGAGGTAAAAAAAGCTGACAGATTTATCCATCTTGGTATTAAAGCGGCTCAAGAAGCTATGGAAGATGCTAATTTCGGTGAAGATATTGATAAAACTAGATTCGGTATCTCTGCTGGTAGTGGTATTGGTGGTTTACCTTCAATTGAAAACAACTCTGTAATTTTAGAGACGCGTGGAGCTAGAAGAATTTCTCCATTCTTTATCCCTGGTGCATTAGTAAATATGCTTGGTGGATTCGTTTCTATTGAACATGGTATCCAAGGACCAAACTTAGCTTCTGTAACAGCGTGTGCAGCTGGAACGCATGCTATCAACGAAGCATGTAAAACAATTATGTGTAACGGAGCTGAAAGAATGCTAGTTGTTTCTGCAGAATCTGCAGTGACTGGTGTTGGTATCGGTGGTTTCGCTGCTATGAAAGCACTTTCAACAAGAAATGATGATCCAAAACACGCTTCTCGTCCGTTTGATGCTGGACGTGATGGTTTTATTATGGGTGAAGGTGCTGCAGCACTTGTACTTGAAGAATATGAAGCGGCTGTAGCTCGTGGTGCTAAAATCTACGGTGAAGTTATCGGTTTTGGTGAAAGTGGAGATGCAAATCATATTACTACACCAAGTCTTGACGGTCCGGCACGTGCTATGAAAGCTGCATATGAGATGGCTGGTCGTCCGAAACTTGATTATGTAAATGCACATGGTACTTCAACACCAATCAATGATAAAAATGAAACAGCAGCTTTAAAAGAACTTTTAGGTGGAAAAGAAAATTGTCCTCCAATGAGTTCAATTAAAGGACAACTTGGTCACTGTCTAGGTGCGGCAGGTAGTATTGAAGCTGTTACTTGTTTAATGGCTATGAGAGACGGTATTATCCCTCCAACAATCAACTATGAAACTCCTGATGAAAACTGTGATTTAGATTACGTTACTGAAGGTGCAAGAAAAGCTGAACTAAATGTAGTTATGTCTAACTCTTTTGGTTTCGGTGGAACTAACGGCGTTGTTATCTTTAAAAAGATATAA
- the acpP gene encoding acyl carrier protein, with translation MALLDDIKEVVVEQLSVSADEVKEDAKFVEDLGADSLDVVELVMALEEKFDIEIPDDEAEKIQTVADVVAYIESKN, from the coding sequence ATGGCACTTTTAGATGATATTAAAGAGGTTGTAGTTGAACAACTAAGCGTTAGCGCTGATGAAGTTAAAGAGGATGCGAAATTCGTTGAAGATTTAGGTGCAGATAGCCTTGACGTTGTTGAACTAGTAATGGCTCTTGAAGAGAAATTCGATATCGAAATTCCAGATGATGAAGCTGAGAAAATTCAAACTGTTGCTGATGTAGTTGCTTACATTGAAAGCAAAAACTAA
- the fabG gene encoding 3-oxoacyl-ACP reductase FabG, whose protein sequence is MKFSGKNVLVTGSSRGIGAEVAKTLAGFGLKVWVNYRSGAEAADKVKEEIEAAGGSAAVIGFDVSDEAAFTDAIKTIIDSDGELSYLVNNAGITNDKLALRMSTADFMSVINANLTSCFIGCREFFKGARKKKFGSVVNIASIVGETGNAGQTNYSASKGGVIAMTKSFALEAATSGIRYNTVTPGFISTEMTEVLSDEVKAALNGKIPMQRMGEAREIAESVAFLLSDHASYITGETLKVNGGMNMA, encoded by the coding sequence ATGAAATTTAGTGGAAAAAATGTTTTAGTTACAGGTTCAAGTCGCGGTATCGGTGCAGAGGTTGCAAAAACTTTAGCAGGTTTTGGTTTAAAAGTATGGGTAAACTACAGAAGCGGTGCTGAAGCGGCAGATAAAGTAAAAGAAGAAATAGAAGCTGCAGGCGGTTCAGCAGCAGTAATCGGTTTTGACGTAAGTGACGAAGCAGCATTTACAGATGCAATCAAAACTATTATTGACAGTGACGGTGAACTTTCTTACTTAGTAAACAATGCTGGTATTACAAACGATAAACTTGCTCTTCGTATGTCAACAGCTGATTTTATGTCTGTAATCAATGCAAATTTAACATCTTGTTTTATAGGTTGTCGTGAATTTTTCAAAGGGGCTAGAAAGAAAAAATTCGGTTCAGTTGTAAATATTGCTTCTATTGTAGGTGAAACTGGTAATGCTGGTCAAACAAACTACTCTGCATCTAAAGGTGGTGTAATTGCAATGACAAAATCATTCGCACTGGAAGCTGCTACAAGCGGAATTAGATATAACACTGTTACTCCTGGTTTCATTTCAACAGAAATGACGGAAGTTTTAAGTGATGAAGTAAAAGCGGCACTTAATGGAAAAATTCCGATGCAAAGAATGGGTGAGGCTAGAGAAATTGCGGAATCTGTGGCATTTTTACTATCTGATCACGCTTCATACATTACGGGAGAAACGCTGAAAGTTAACGGCGGAATGAATATGGCATAA
- the gpmI gene encoding 2,3-bisphosphoglycerate-independent phosphoglycerate mutase, which produces MSKKAILVITDGIGYCAKTENNAFYHANKPTYDKLFQEVPHSLIDTFGLSVGLPEGQMGNSEVGHMTIGSGRILYQDLVKISLALEEQTLEKNEELVNLLGTSERLHLIGLMSDGGVHSHIDHFMGIADIAAAQGKKVFLHLITDGRDVSPTSANKYLKMVDEHLNDNISIATISGRFYSMDRDNRWERVKRGYDAIVSAEPKTSMTPDAYVGHSYSLGETDEFMEPTAFEGYEGMQEDDAVLTINFRSDRMREMVTALASNDFGEFERKVNHINLATITEYDKSFTYPVLFKKESPKNTLAEVISNNNLRQLHTAETEKYAHVTFFLNGGIDEPYANETRVLIPSPNVKTYDMKPEMSAAEVGEAVLKAMDEEYDFIVVNFANGDMVGHTGDFDAAIKAVEAVDAELGKIVEKAHEKEYAFVLTSDHGNCEEMKDDEGNILTNHTVGKVWCFVDAPNVSKVEAGGLNNIAPTVLKLMDIEIPSEMDHSLI; this is translated from the coding sequence TTGAGCAAAAAAGCAATTTTAGTAATTACGGACGGAATTGGGTATTGTGCCAAGACAGAAAACAATGCATTTTACCATGCAAATAAGCCCACATACGACAAACTCTTTCAAGAGGTTCCACACTCTTTAATCGATACGTTTGGTCTAAGTGTAGGACTTCCTGAAGGTCAGATGGGAAACTCTGAAGTAGGGCATATGACTATCGGAAGCGGAAGAATTTTATACCAAGATTTGGTAAAGATCTCTTTGGCGCTTGAAGAACAAACTTTAGAGAAAAATGAAGAACTTGTAAATCTTCTTGGAACATCTGAGAGACTACACCTTATAGGACTTATGAGTGACGGTGGTGTGCATTCACACATAGATCATTTCATGGGGATAGCAGATATTGCTGCAGCACAAGGTAAAAAAGTGTTTTTACACCTTATTACTGACGGTAGAGATGTTTCTCCCACTTCGGCAAACAAATACCTTAAAATGGTAGATGAACATTTAAACGATAATATCTCGATTGCAACAATTTCAGGACGTTTTTACTCTATGGATAGAGACAACAGATGGGAAAGAGTAAAGCGCGGATATGATGCTATTGTAAGTGCTGAACCGAAAACTTCTATGACACCTGATGCATATGTGGGACACTCTTACTCTTTAGGTGAAACTGACGAGTTTATGGAACCGACAGCATTTGAAGGTTATGAAGGGATGCAAGAGGATGATGCGGTCCTTACAATCAACTTCAGAAGTGACAGAATGCGTGAAATGGTTACTGCACTTGCATCAAACGATTTTGGTGAATTTGAAAGAAAAGTAAATCATATTAACCTAGCTACGATTACAGAATATGATAAAAGTTTTACTTATCCGGTACTTTTCAAAAAAGAATCACCGAAAAATACTCTGGCAGAGGTGATAAGCAATAATAACCTTCGTCAACTCCATACTGCAGAAACTGAAAAATATGCACACGTGACATTTTTCTTAAACGGTGGAATTGACGAGCCTTATGCAAACGAAACAAGAGTTTTAATCCCGTCACCAAACGTTAAAACGTACGACATGAAACCTGAAATGAGTGCAGCAGAAGTTGGTGAAGCTGTACTAAAAGCGATGGATGAAGAGTATGACTTTATAGTTGTGAATTTTGCAAATGGCGATATGGTTGGACATACTGGTGATTTTGATGCTGCTATAAAAGCTGTTGAAGCAGTGGATGCAGAACTTGGAAAAATTGTGGAAAAAGCACATGAAAAAGAGTATGCATTTGTTCTGACATCTGATCATGGAAACTGTGAAGAGATGAAAGATGATGAAGGAAATATCCTTACAAATCATACAGTTGGAAAAGTTTGGTGTTTTGTAGATGCTCCAAATGTTTCAAAAGTTGAAGCAGGTGGATTAAACAATATCGCTCCTACAGTTTTAAAACTTATGGATATAGAGATCCCATCAGAGATGGATCACAGTTTAATATAA
- the mraY gene encoding phospho-N-acetylmuramoyl-pentapeptide-transferase, translating to MIYYLHQILDINILGYITIRAGIAFFIALFLTLFLMPKFIRWAQKTSSVQPINNWAPERHQEKAKTPTMGGVVFIGSTLFASLLTINFSNHYALGALLTLGLFVLIGFQDDFAKIKKNENLAGLKARTKMILQILSALIVAAFLCLFAEFNTELYVPFIKTPVLDMGIFAIALWVLVIVATSNAVNLTDGLDGLATVPSIVALTSFSIIIYATGNAIISEYLLIPNIPVGEVSIVASALIGALAGFLWFNCHPAEVFMGDSGSLTVGAFLGYLAVISKSEILLLLIGSIFVIETLSVILQVGSYKLRNKRVFLMAPIHHHFEMKNWAENKIIVRFWIIAILSNILALITLKIR from the coding sequence TTGATTTATTATTTACACCAGATTTTAGATATAAATATTTTAGGATACATCACTATACGTGCGGGTATCGCTTTCTTTATAGCACTTTTTTTAACACTTTTTTTAATGCCGAAATTCATTAGATGGGCACAAAAAACTTCAAGCGTACAACCTATCAATAACTGGGCTCCTGAACGCCATCAGGAAAAAGCAAAAACACCAACAATGGGTGGTGTAGTTTTCATTGGGTCAACACTTTTTGCGTCACTTTTAACTATTAATTTCAGTAATCATTATGCTCTGGGTGCCCTGCTGACATTAGGTCTTTTTGTTTTAATTGGTTTTCAAGACGATTTTGCAAAGATCAAGAAAAATGAAAACCTTGCAGGTTTAAAGGCAAGAACAAAAATGATACTGCAAATCCTTTCTGCTTTAATCGTAGCGGCATTTTTATGCCTTTTTGCAGAATTCAATACGGAACTTTATGTCCCATTTATTAAAACACCTGTTTTAGACATGGGTATCTTTGCAATTGCTTTATGGGTCTTAGTAATTGTTGCGACATCAAATGCGGTAAACCTTACAGATGGTCTTGACGGACTGGCTACTGTACCTTCTATCGTAGCACTTACATCTTTTAGTATTATTATCTATGCTACAGGTAATGCAATAATTAGTGAATATCTTTTAATTCCTAATATTCCTGTCGGTGAAGTAAGTATCGTTGCCAGTGCACTTATTGGTGCTCTTGCAGGTTTTTTATGGTTTAACTGTCATCCTGCGGAAGTATTTATGGGTGACAGCGGTTCACTCACAGTAGGTGCATTTTTAGGTTATTTGGCGGTGATCTCAAAAAGTGAAATTTTACTTCTTTTAATCGGTTCTATTTTCGTAATAGAAACACTTTCTGTTATCTTACAAGTGGGTAGTTACAAACTACGTAATAAAAGAGTGTTTTTAATGGCTCCAATCCACCATCACTTTGAGATGAAAAACTGGGCTGAAAACAAGATAATTGTGCGTTTTTGGATCATTGCTATTTTGTCTAACATTCTTGCCCTAATAACACTGAAAATAAGATGA
- a CDS encoding phosphoribosylglycinamide formyltransferase gives MINLAILASHNGSNLDAINEAIQTNKLDAKISVIISNNNDANVLKKAKELSIDSFVVNQKTASVPDEKIAEILETYQCDCVVLSGYMKKLSTQITESFKIINSHPALLPKYGGSGMYGRFVHEAVIANKESKSGVSIHFVNEHYDEGEIILQKELVLSQDETVESLERKIKELEKQAVVEALEICLK, from the coding sequence ATGATAAATCTCGCAATTTTAGCTTCACACAACGGTAGTAACTTAGATGCTATCAATGAAGCTATACAAACAAACAAACTTGATGCCAAAATCTCTGTCATTATCTCAAACAATAACGATGCAAATGTTCTGAAAAAAGCAAAAGAGCTCTCAATAGACAGCTTCGTTGTCAATCAAAAAACTGCATCTGTACCGGATGAAAAAATAGCAGAAATTCTCGAAACGTATCAATGTGACTGTGTAGTTTTATCGGGGTATATGAAAAAACTTTCAACACAGATCACTGAAAGTTTTAAAATTATCAACTCTCACCCTGCACTTTTACCAAAATACGGTGGTTCTGGAATGTACGGCAGATTTGTTCATGAAGCAGTTATTGCAAATAAAGAGAGCAAAAGCGGTGTAAGTATCCATTTTGTAAATGAGCACTACGATGAGGGTGAGATTATTTTACAAAAAGAACTTGTTTTATCTCAAGATGAAACGGTAGAATCTCTTGAAAGAAAAATCAAAGAACTTGAAAAACAAGCTGTAGTGGAAGCTTTAGAGATATGTTTGAAATAA
- a CDS encoding trimeric intracellular cation channel family protein — MFEISEYIGIIAFAMSGFFVGVKNRLDLLGVLISTFLTALGGGVIRDVIVDRPPFTFTHTYPALTILLVMLGLIIFQFHKRNSIENKPLFILSDSIGLISFSISGAIIGLEAGFNLTGVIATSFITAVGGGIARDVIINEIPFVLKTGFYGTIAILIALTVYLLKSFDQLHILSMTIVFVVFLTLRLVAYYQKWSIPLK; from the coding sequence ATGTTTGAAATAAGCGAATATATAGGAATTATTGCCTTTGCAATGAGTGGTTTTTTTGTCGGTGTAAAAAACAGACTCGATCTGCTCGGTGTATTAATTTCAACTTTTTTAACTGCCCTTGGAGGTGGTGTTATCCGCGATGTAATCGTTGATCGCCCTCCTTTTACTTTTACACACACTTATCCTGCACTTACTATTTTACTTGTAATGCTTGGACTCATCATTTTTCAATTTCACAAACGTAATTCCATTGAAAACAAACCACTTTTCATCTTAAGTGATTCGATCGGACTTATTTCTTTTAGTATCTCGGGAGCGATTATCGGGCTTGAAGCGGGATTTAATCTTACAGGTGTCATTGCAACCTCTTTTATAACTGCCGTTGGCGGAGGTATTGCCAGAGACGTGATCATAAATGAGATCCCATTTGTCCTAAAAACAGGGTTTTACGGTACTATAGCCATTCTTATAGCCCTTACGGTTTACCTGTTGAAAAGCTTCGATCAGCTCCATATTCTTTCCATGACAATCGTCTTTGTTGTCTTTTTAACACTAAGACTTGTCGCATATTATCAAAAATGGTCTATACCTTTGAAGTAA
- a CDS encoding cupin domain-containing protein encodes MFNISNLIVMTLITMLFSTFSFAEENNAAALAYKYDNSELQWGPCPAFLGEECKIAVLHGDPAKKNTDVFFKVPAEYDIPHHWHTSAERMVLVSGTMTVKYDNHNEEVLTTGTYAYGPSKHPHRAYCEKGEACVLFIAFEEPIDAFEIMKSTQD; translated from the coding sequence ATGTTTAATATAAGTAACTTGATTGTAATGACTCTCATTACAATGTTATTTTCAACATTTAGTTTTGCTGAGGAGAACAATGCTGCTGCCTTAGCATATAAATACGATAACTCAGAACTCCAATGGGGACCTTGCCCGGCATTTCTTGGAGAGGAGTGTAAAATTGCAGTCTTACACGGTGACCCTGCAAAAAAGAATACAGATGTTTTCTTTAAAGTGCCCGCTGAGTATGACATACCACATCATTGGCACACGTCTGCAGAACGTATGGTGCTTGTATCTGGAACTATGACGGTGAAATATGATAATCATAATGAAGAAGTACTGACAACAGGAACATATGCTTATGGACCCTCAAAACATCCGCATCGTGCGTATTGCGAAAAAGGTGAAGCTTGTGTGTTGTTTATTGCTTTTGAAGAACCGATTGATGCTTTTGAAATAATGAAATCTACTCAAGATTAG